The following proteins come from a genomic window of Geminicoccaceae bacterium SCSIO 64248:
- a CDS encoding TRAP transporter substrate-binding protein codes for MGQGKDTKVVAPETSVDTQAANGGGKTAGNRRSFVRNVVVGSGVAAAATIAAPNISRAQTTTWRFQSTWPQTDIFHEYAQDYVNRVNAMGGGRLELQLLPAGAVVGAFQMQDAVSAGALDGGHGVSAYWYGKNKAFSLFGTCPPYGWDANQFLGWFHYGGGEALYRELVNDMLGLDLVGFLSGPMPTQPLGWFTREITSAEDMQGLKYRTVGLAADLFAEMGVAVTILPGGEIVPAIDRRLIDGAEFNNPSSDKILGFQDVAQYYMIQSFHQRMEMFEIIFNKSKFDELADEQKAILRYAAEAASADMSWKQQDRYSSDLIALEEAGVNVRETPESVLQAQLAAWDTVIENLSADPFFKKVVDSQKAWTERIVGFYRRWDADNDMAYDHFFKS; via the coding sequence ATGGGACAGGGTAAGGATACGAAGGTCGTCGCTCCGGAGACGAGCGTCGACACGCAGGCGGCCAACGGCGGCGGCAAGACGGCCGGCAACCGGCGGAGCTTCGTCAGGAACGTCGTGGTCGGCAGCGGCGTGGCGGCGGCCGCCACCATCGCGGCGCCGAACATCTCGCGGGCGCAGACCACGACCTGGCGCTTCCAGAGCACGTGGCCGCAGACCGACATCTTCCACGAATACGCGCAGGACTACGTCAACCGCGTCAACGCCATGGGCGGCGGACGGCTGGAGCTGCAGCTTCTGCCCGCGGGCGCGGTGGTCGGCGCGTTCCAGATGCAGGATGCCGTCAGCGCCGGCGCCCTCGACGGCGGGCATGGCGTGTCCGCCTACTGGTACGGCAAGAACAAGGCGTTCTCCCTGTTCGGCACCTGCCCGCCCTATGGCTGGGACGCGAACCAGTTCCTGGGCTGGTTCCATTACGGCGGCGGCGAGGCCTTGTACCGCGAGCTGGTCAACGACATGCTGGGTCTCGATCTGGTCGGCTTCCTGAGCGGACCGATGCCGACCCAGCCGCTCGGCTGGTTCACGCGCGAGATCACGTCGGCCGAGGACATGCAGGGCCTGAAATACCGCACCGTCGGCCTGGCGGCGGACCTGTTCGCCGAAATGGGCGTCGCGGTGACCATCCTGCCCGGCGGCGAGATCGTGCCCGCCATCGATCGCCGGCTGATCGACGGCGCCGAGTTCAACAACCCGAGCTCGGACAAGATCCTGGGCTTCCAGGACGTCGCCCAGTACTACATGATCCAGAGCTTCCATCAGCGCATGGAAATGTTCGAAATCATCTTCAACAAGTCGAAATTCGACGAGCTGGCCGACGAGCAGAAAGCCATCCTGCGCTATGCCGCCGAGGCCGCCTCGGCCGACATGTCCTGGAAGCAGCAGGACCGGTATTCCAGCGACCTGATCGCGCTCGAGGAGGCCGGCGTCAACGTGCGCGAGACGCCCGAATCGGTGCTGCAGGCCCAGCTCGCCGCATGGGACACGGTGATCGAGAACCTGTCCGCCGATCCCTTCTTCAAGAAGGTCGTCGACAGCCAGAAGGCGTGGACCGAGCGCATCGTCGGCTTCTACCGGCGCTGGGACGCCGACAACGACATGGCCTACGATCACTTCTTCAAGAGCTGA